In Haematobia irritans isolate KBUSLIRL chromosome 1, ASM5000362v1, whole genome shotgun sequence, a genomic segment contains:
- the LOC142222789 gene encoding large ribosomal subunit protein eL39-like: MSSHKVSFRSSRSLPKIFKQNLSLPQWIRLRIGNTTRYNFKKLHWRRTKLKLQGLFTLRNTPPNLATEASWIS; encoded by the exons ATGTCCTCACACAAAGTGTCCTTT AGATCAAGTAGAAGCttgccaaaaatatttaagCAAAATCTTTCTCTTCCACAATGGATTCGTTTGCGTATAGGCAACACCACTAGGTACAACTTCAAGAAGCTCCACTGGAGACGTACCAAGTTGAAGTTGCAAGGTCTCTTCACACTAAGAAACACTCCCCCCAATTTGGctaccgaagcctcttggataaGCTAA